A genomic window from Bacillota bacterium includes:
- the ffh gene encoding signal recognition particle protein, whose product MFENLAGKLQEAFRKLRSRGKLTERDVDAALREVRVALLEADVNFKVVKGFIEKVRTRAVGEEVLSSLTPGQQVVKIVHDELTGLMGGESSRIVMSPRPPTIVMLVGLQGSGKTTSAAKLANLLRKQGRKPLLVAADVYRPAAIKQLEVLGRQLGVDVFTLGDRTDPVRIADAATARARSLGLDVVILDTAGRLHIDDEMMGELVRIRDGVHPHEVLIVVDAMTGQDAVNVAYTFNQKLGIDGVILTKLDGDARGGAALSVRSVTGKPIKFVATGEKLDALEQFHPDRMSSRILGMGDILTVIERAQEAFDAEEARKLEEKLRKQEFTLDDFLKQLRDVRKMGPLDQILGMVPGFAKSRELRDLKVDEKQLARVEAIINSMTPEERRSPGIIDGSRKRRISAGSGTKVQDVNALLKQFEQTRKMLKQFGDASRRGGRRGRLPFMP is encoded by the coding sequence GTGTTTGAGAACCTTGCCGGGAAGCTTCAGGAGGCATTCAGGAAGCTCCGCAGCCGGGGTAAGCTGACTGAGCGCGATGTGGACGCCGCGCTTCGGGAGGTCCGGGTTGCCCTCCTGGAAGCGGACGTCAACTTCAAGGTCGTCAAGGGTTTCATCGAGAAGGTCCGGACTCGGGCGGTCGGCGAGGAGGTCCTGTCGAGCCTGACTCCAGGTCAACAGGTCGTCAAGATCGTCCACGACGAACTCACGGGCCTGATGGGTGGGGAGTCATCTCGGATTGTCATGTCTCCCAGGCCCCCAACAATTGTGATGCTTGTGGGGCTTCAGGGCTCCGGCAAGACCACGAGCGCCGCCAAGCTTGCAAACCTCCTTCGCAAGCAGGGGCGAAAACCATTGCTCGTGGCGGCGGACGTCTACCGCCCTGCTGCCATCAAGCAGCTTGAGGTACTGGGCCGGCAGTTGGGTGTGGACGTGTTCACGCTCGGGGATCGTACGGACCCGGTCAGGATTGCCGATGCTGCCACAGCCCGGGCCAGGTCGTTGGGGCTCGATGTCGTCATCCTCGACACCGCTGGAAGGCTGCATATCGATGACGAGATGATGGGTGAGCTTGTGCGAATACGCGACGGTGTCCACCCCCATGAAGTCCTGATCGTGGTGGACGCGATGACCGGTCAGGATGCAGTCAATGTGGCCTATACCTTCAACCAGAAGCTAGGCATTGACGGTGTGATCCTCACGAAGCTCGACGGTGATGCGCGCGGTGGGGCGGCTCTATCGGTCAGATCTGTCACGGGGAAGCCGATCAAGTTCGTGGCCACCGGCGAGAAGTTGGATGCTCTCGAGCAGTTTCACCCGGACCGGATGTCCTCACGGATACTGGGCATGGGTGACATACTCACCGTGATCGAGCGGGCACAGGAGGCTTTCGACGCAGAGGAAGCGCGTAAACTTGAGGAGAAGCTCAGGAAGCAGGAGTTCACGCTGGATGACTTCCTGAAGCAACTCCGGGACGTCCGGAAGATGGGGCCCCTCGACCAGATTCTTGGGATGGTGCCCGGGTTTGCCAAATCACGAGAGCTTCGTGACCTGAAGGTGGACGAGAAGCAGCTTGCCCGCGTCGAGGCGATCATCAACTCCATGACGCCAGAGGAGCGCCGGAGTCCAGGGATCATCGACGGTAGCCGCAAACGGAGGATATCCGCTGGAAGCGGCACAAAGGTTCAGGATGTCAATGCACTACTGAAGCAGTTCGAGCAGACCCGCAAGATGCTCAAGCAGTTTGGGGATGCATCGCGACGGGGAGGCCGCCGCGGCAGGCTTCCTTTCATGCCGTAA
- the rpsP gene encoding 30S ribosomal protein S16, with translation MALRIRLTRTGTTKQPHYRLVVSDSRSPRDGRFIEILGHYNPRSNPSELVVNLDRAREWMKRGARPSDTARALLARAGLKSESPAAEPTAERADE, from the coding sequence ATGGCTCTGAGAATCAGACTTACCCGCACTGGCACAACGAAACAACCCCACTACAGGCTGGTCGTATCAGACTCGCGCTCTCCCAGGGACGGCAGGTTCATCGAGATCCTGGGGCATTATAACCCGAGGTCCAACCCGTCAGAGCTCGTCGTGAACCTCGACCGCGCTCGCGAGTGGATGAAGCGCGGTGCGCGGCCGTCCGATACCGCCCGCGCGCTTCTGGCCAGAGCAGGCCTCAAGTCTGAGTCCCCGGCGGCGGAGCCCACGGCCGAGCGTGCAGATGAATAG
- a CDS encoding KH domain-containing protein encodes MQRPVGERSNLRDLVLFLASSLVDNPDQVGVREIQGDDAVIIEVTVAPDDMGKIIGKHGRIARAIRTVTRALAAREGKRVMVEIVE; translated from the coding sequence ATGCAGCGACCTGTTGGAGAAAGAAGCAACCTCCGAGACCTGGTTCTCTTCCTCGCGTCGAGCCTAGTGGACAACCCGGATCAAGTGGGCGTCAGGGAGATCCAGGGGGATGACGCTGTCATAATCGAGGTCACGGTGGCCCCGGACGACATGGGAAAGATAATCGGGAAGCATGGGAGGATTGCCCGGGCTATCAGGACTGTGACCCGGGCTCTTGCCGCTCGCGAGGGCAAACGTGTCATGGTAGAGATTGTGGAATGA
- the rimM gene encoding ribosome maturation factor RimM (Essential for efficient processing of 16S rRNA): MTEPRFIAIGEVVGAHGVRGELKVLTYSGSGDRFAGVGRVFLDLDGQRVAAAVVSERPHGKFALVGLEGVEDRTAAERLRGAVIEIPRAELPDLPEGTYYACDLVGLTCESTSGDRLGTVVDVLAKPANDVLVVRMDSGEEFLVPAVREIVRDVDVPRGKLVILDLPGLR, from the coding sequence ATGACTGAGCCCAGGTTCATCGCGATCGGGGAGGTGGTCGGAGCGCACGGCGTACGCGGGGAGCTGAAAGTCCTGACGTACTCCGGATCTGGCGACAGGTTCGCCGGTGTCGGCCGTGTGTTCCTCGATCTCGACGGACAGAGGGTTGCGGCGGCTGTGGTCTCCGAGCGGCCTCACGGCAAGTTCGCCCTGGTGGGCCTGGAGGGTGTGGAGGACCGGACGGCTGCGGAGCGATTGCGGGGAGCGGTGATCGAGATTCCCCGGGCCGAACTCCCTGACCTCCCAGAAGGCACGTACTATGCTTGCGACCTAGTTGGTCTGACCTGTGAGTCCACCTCGGGGGACCGGCTTGGAACGGTCGTGGATGTCCTGGCAAAACCGGCCAACGACGTGCTCGTAGTCAGAATGGACTCCGGAGAGGAGTTCTTGGTTCCTGCGGTCCGGGAGATTGTGCGCGACGTGGACGTACCCCGGGGAAAGCTGGTCATCCTCGATCTTCCGGGTCTCCGGTAG
- the trmD gene encoding tRNA (guanosine(37)-N1)-methyltransferase TrmD yields MEIDILTIFPGMFYGALSESILGRAQENGILSIRNIRDFAAGRHRVVDDYPFGGGHGMVMKPEPIAAAIEHAKLCRASLVVDEPRVILTTPAGRTFTQDVARELAQVSHLIILCGHYEGIDERVSSLVTDEISIGDYVLTGGEIPAMVIVDATARMIPGVVGETQSAVEDSFFGDLLDHPHYTRPRVWRGLEVPEVLVSGDHERIRRYRRREALRRTLERRPDLIAKANLTSSDLEILCEIKQSGDGAKARSGDGRLP; encoded by the coding sequence GTGGAAATTGACATCCTTACGATCTTTCCAGGAATGTTCTACGGTGCTCTCTCCGAAAGCATACTCGGGCGGGCGCAGGAGAACGGGATACTCTCGATCCGCAACATCAGGGATTTCGCCGCCGGCCGGCACCGGGTTGTGGACGATTACCCATTCGGTGGCGGGCACGGGATGGTCATGAAGCCTGAGCCGATTGCCGCCGCCATAGAGCACGCGAAGCTGTGCCGGGCGTCTCTTGTGGTGGACGAACCAAGAGTGATCCTCACTACCCCGGCGGGCCGGACCTTCACGCAGGATGTCGCGCGCGAGCTTGCTCAGGTGTCTCACCTCATTATCCTGTGTGGGCACTATGAGGGGATAGACGAGCGGGTGTCAAGTCTGGTCACGGACGAGATCTCCATTGGAGACTACGTCCTGACTGGTGGCGAAATCCCTGCCATGGTCATTGTGGATGCGACTGCCCGCATGATTCCGGGCGTGGTTGGCGAGACGCAGAGCGCGGTCGAAGACTCCTTCTTTGGGGATCTCCTGGATCATCCGCATTACACACGGCCGCGCGTGTGGAGAGGACTCGAGGTGCCCGAAGTCCTGGTGTCTGGGGATCATGAGAGGATTCGCCGGTATCGAAGGCGGGAAGCCTTGCGCCGCACGCTCGAGCGAAGGCCGGACCTGATCGCGAAAGCGAACCTGACCTCTTCTGACCTCGAGATCCTGTGTGAGATCAAGCAGTCGGGGGACGGGGCAAAGGCCAGGTCCGGTGATGGCCGTCTGCCTTGA
- the rplS gene encoding 50S ribosomal protein L19, which translates to MNIIDAIEREQLRSDVPDFNPGDTVRVHVRVIEGGRERIQVFEGVVLGRHGGGARETFTVRKISSGIGVERTFPVHSPKLEKIELSRQGAVRRAKLYYLRERVGKKARIKERRRNEG; encoded by the coding sequence TTGAACATAATTGACGCAATCGAGCGGGAGCAACTTCGGTCGGATGTCCCGGACTTCAACCCGGGGGACACAGTCCGCGTACATGTTCGGGTCATTGAAGGCGGCCGCGAACGCATCCAGGTGTTCGAAGGGGTAGTTCTGGGGCGTCACGGTGGCGGAGCTAGGGAGACCTTCACAGTCCGTAAGATCTCCTCAGGTATCGGGGTTGAGAGGACTTTCCCCGTTCACTCCCCCAAGCTCGAGAAGATCGAGCTGTCTCGGCAGGGTGCAGTCAGGAGAGCGAAACTTTACTACCTCCGCGAGAGGGTAGGGAAGAAGGCCAGGATCAAGGAACGCAGACGGAACGAAGGGTAA
- the lepB gene encoding signal peptidase I translates to MEYLNALVVAVVLAAFVMTFVARSFLVQGPSMEPTLHDGERLLVNKFVYRFSSPKRGNIVVFRYPYNPSRMFIKRVIGLPGEVVQVAGGIVYVNGQSLEEPYIYERPYREFGPAVVPEGRVFVLGDNRNMSQDSTDETVGMVPLGNIEGKAFFVYWPPSRIRVCGDPVYHVDEAEVPESGLAAVPGVP, encoded by the coding sequence ATGGAGTACCTGAATGCGCTTGTTGTTGCAGTCGTGCTTGCCGCGTTTGTGATGACCTTCGTGGCCAGGTCATTCTTGGTGCAGGGCCCCTCGATGGAACCGACCCTGCACGACGGGGAGAGGCTCCTGGTCAACAAGTTCGTTTACAGGTTTTCGTCACCGAAGCGTGGCAACATAGTTGTCTTCCGTTATCCGTATAATCCCAGCCGGATGTTTATCAAGCGCGTAATAGGCCTTCCCGGCGAGGTCGTGCAGGTCGCAGGCGGGATTGTGTACGTCAACGGGCAGAGCCTGGAGGAGCCGTACATCTATGAGCGGCCTTACAGGGAATTCGGCCCGGCCGTGGTTCCAGAGGGGAGAGTCTTCGTGCTCGGGGACAACAGGAACATGAGCCAGGACAGCACGGACGAGACCGTGGGAATGGTCCCCCTGGGGAACATTGAAGGCAAGGCCTTCTTCGTGTACTGGCCTCCGAGCCGGATCAGAGTCTGTGGCGACCCCGTTTACCACGTAGATGAGGCTGAGGTTCCCGAGTCCGGCTTGGCGGCGGTCCCGGGAGTCCCGTAG
- the ylqF gene encoding ribosome biogenesis GTPase YlqF: MSTNWYPGHMARASADLQKHMKIIDVVVELVDARAPSSTSNPELVEITAGKPRVVVLNKADLADASLTPVWVAALRDRGLQATAANSVTGEGVADVIRLASECAAGAPGAAAQARGRRFRSVVAGIPNVGKSSFINRVARKSRAKTGDRPGVTRAKQWIVVSRDLEMLDTPGIMPPRVEDPAVWAALSFLGTIDDSLLDREAVAIKLIKFLLDCPPSKLGERFDLPSDVRDPEEILGLVAIRRGCVRTGGVPDLSRAADVVIREFRSGKLGRVTLETP; encoded by the coding sequence ATGAGCACGAACTGGTACCCGGGGCACATGGCCCGGGCTTCGGCGGACCTTCAGAAACACATGAAGATCATAGACGTCGTGGTTGAACTGGTGGACGCGCGCGCACCCAGTTCCACTTCCAACCCCGAACTTGTCGAGATAACTGCGGGCAAACCTAGGGTAGTGGTACTCAACAAGGCCGACTTGGCAGACGCATCCCTCACCCCTGTGTGGGTTGCAGCACTCCGGGACAGGGGCCTGCAGGCCACCGCGGCGAATTCCGTCACCGGAGAGGGGGTCGCCGATGTGATCAGGCTTGCGTCGGAGTGTGCCGCAGGGGCGCCCGGCGCGGCCGCGCAAGCGCGCGGCCGACGGTTTAGGAGCGTAGTGGCGGGGATCCCGAATGTCGGGAAGTCTTCGTTCATAAACCGCGTCGCCAGGAAATCCAGGGCCAAGACAGGGGACAGGCCAGGGGTTACCAGGGCCAAGCAGTGGATAGTCGTCAGCCGTGACCTGGAGATGCTGGATACCCCGGGGATCATGCCCCCGAGGGTCGAGGATCCGGCAGTTTGGGCTGCTCTCTCGTTTCTGGGGACTATAGATGACTCGCTTCTCGACCGTGAAGCTGTGGCGATCAAGTTAATCAAGTTCCTTCTGGATTGTCCGCCCTCCAAGCTGGGGGAGAGGTTCGACTTGCCAAGTGACGTGCGCGATCCCGAGGAAATACTCGGGCTGGTGGCCATAAGGCGAGGGTGTGTGAGGACAGGCGGTGTCCCGGACCTCAGCCGTGCGGCTGATGTGGTCATCCGGGAGTTCAGGTCGGGGAAACTCGGCCGGGTGACGCTGGAAACCCCATGA
- a CDS encoding ribonuclease HII has translation MSELALFDEALRRMGYPQIAGVDEAGRGPLAGPVIAAAVILGPEPRVPGVRDSKQLSPRAREALVPRILSAACEVSLGCAWQDEIDSLNIRVASILAMSRALSGLRVLPDLVLVDGRDFPEVGLRGMALVRGDCRSEAVAAASILAKVARDHLMDILHTLCPEYGFNRNKGYPTLEHLACIARHGPSIFHRMTFKGTSR, from the coding sequence ATGAGTGAGCTCGCACTGTTCGACGAGGCCTTGCGGCGCATGGGGTACCCACAGATCGCCGGGGTGGATGAAGCAGGCAGGGGTCCGCTTGCGGGACCCGTCATTGCGGCCGCCGTGATACTGGGCCCGGAGCCTAGAGTGCCCGGGGTGCGGGACTCGAAGCAGCTTTCCCCGCGCGCCCGGGAGGCACTTGTGCCGAGGATCCTTTCGGCCGCATGCGAGGTGAGCCTCGGGTGCGCCTGGCAGGATGAGATTGACTCGCTGAATATAAGGGTCGCGTCAATCCTCGCCATGTCCCGGGCTCTCTCGGGGCTTCGTGTGCTCCCGGACCTGGTGCTCGTGGATGGAAGGGACTTCCCGGAAGTGGGGCTGAGAGGCATGGCCCTTGTGCGCGGGGACTGTCGGAGCGAAGCCGTGGCCGCTGCATCCATCCTCGCCAAGGTCGCCAGGGATCACCTGATGGACATACTTCACACACTGTGCCCCGAATACGGTTTTAACAGGAACAAGGGTTACCCCACTCTAGAGCATCTGGCGTGCATTGCCAGGCATGGCCCTAGCATATTTCACAGGATGACATTCAAAGGCACAAGCAGGTGA
- a CDS encoding YraN family protein yields MGNRDIGRAGEDIAELYLTRLGYTILGRNIRLGRGEIDILAKAGSTLIVVEVKTRLTSAFGRPEDQVTRGKLARLCRLAAAAGLRHQAQFTRIDFVGVTARGAVGSRLVDVTVTHIPDISS; encoded by the coding sequence ATGGGGAATCGGGACATCGGCAGGGCCGGTGAGGACATCGCGGAGCTGTATCTCACACGCCTGGGATACACGATTCTCGGCAGGAACATAAGGCTCGGGCGGGGCGAGATCGACATCCTGGCCAAGGCGGGGTCGACCCTCATAGTAGTCGAGGTTAAAACCAGGTTAACCTCGGCGTTCGGCAGGCCGGAGGACCAGGTGACTCGTGGCAAGCTTGCGCGGCTGTGTAGGCTTGCGGCCGCTGCTGGCCTCAGACACCAGGCGCAGTTCACCCGAATTGACTTTGTGGGCGTCACTGCTCGTGGGGCGGTAGGGTCCAGGCTGGTGGACGTAACCGTGACACACATCCCCGACATCAGCTCGTGA